In a single window of the Perca flavescens isolate YP-PL-M2 chromosome 18, PFLA_1.0, whole genome shotgun sequence genome:
- the il20ra gene encoding interleukin-20 receptor subunit alpha isoform X1 codes for MWIVLFFLSVGALQCTVSSSPPSPSNVSFSSVNLRNVLQWLPERGTPDDTHFIVQYAIYGDRVEGNKRANWRAVRQCTDIVRSWCDLSNETWDLEEGYYARVRAVSRRASSKWAMTKRFDPKTDTTFGPPLVSVKIEDNNATITLKGPMRYQPDNHTPAVSMTTLYPQMTYNLSIENTRRGQMHHFPVSSSSYKYRLMQYDTEYCFSAKTKFFSMPIQCESSAWHCITTPQDPVIGQLKRVVVGIVVPSVCMCMLVVVGYHLYRYMSGKGQKSPYILNPPTFHLPPLTFPPESPNLIITIIKDLQPGSGISGPAWPKPLQNIAHPPPGYASQGPEIPPEVEEPWDDLSVDYGFIDVAPKIDVRGEDGNNQKGEHQKSAARNSYEKKEWRVKDGHSTGHTQTHAQTEMSTLIQAHARSQPVLLTQTQAPLLSFQGATMGEVDREKEDREFPGLLINTTPQTGLFRMPLDLQTEKMGGRGEGMDGKVEDRTDGKMNGGVEESGECEQVPLLSAYASQNTNAMPTSTDQSDFLPDDYGVLRLDTAHNIEKCNEKEEEEGGTICVHWDPQTRKLVLPEIAMEFNREEGLDWLMQGDKESENRMG; via the exons ATGTGGATAGTGTTATTTTTTCTGAGCGTGGGAGCTCTGCAATGTACAG TGTCCTCCTCTCCCCCCAGCCCCAGCAATGTGAGCTTCTCTTCAGTAAATCTGAGGAATGTTCTGCAATGGTTACCAGAAAGGGGCACACCGGACGACACACACTTTATCGTGCAGTATGCTAT CTATGGTGACAGGGTTGAGGGCAATAAACGTGCGAACTGGAGGGCGGTGCGGCAGTGTACGGATATAGTGCGGAGCTGGTGTGATCTGAGCAATGAGACGTGGGATCTGGAGGAGGGATACTATGCCAGGGTTCGTGCTGTGAGCCGGAGAGCATCCTCCAAATGGGCCATGACGAAGAGATTCGATCCAAAGACGGACA CTACTTTTGGTCCTCCACTGGTTTCTGTGAAAATAGAGGACAACAACGCCACCATCACTCTGAAGGGACCAATGAGATATCAGCCGGACAACCACACCCCAGCGGTTTCCATGACAACACTCTACCCGCAGATGACTTACAACCTCTCCATTGAGAATACACGTCGCGGCCAGATG cACCATTTCCCAGTGAGCTCCAGTTCATACAAATATCGACTGATGCAGTACGATACAGAGTACTGCTTCTCTGCCAAGACGAAATTCTTCTCCATGCCCATCCAATGCGAGTCTTCAGCATGGCACTGCATAACCACGCCTCAAG ACCCTGTGATTGGCCAGCTGAAGAGGGTGGTTGTGGGTATTGTtgttccatctgtgtgcatgtgtatgctAGTGGTGGTTGGCTACCATCTCTATCGCTACATGTCAGGGAAAGGACAGAAAAGCCCATATATACTG AACCCACCTACTTTCCATCTGCCTCCTCTGACGTTCCCCCCTGAGAGTCCCAAcctcatcatcaccatcatcaaagACCTACAACCAGGAAGTGGCATATCAGGCCCTGCATGGCCCAAGCCGCTGCAAAACATCGCACATCCCCCACCAGGATATGCCTCCCAGGGGCCCGAAATACCGCCAGAGGTTGAGGAACCCTGGGATGATTTGTCAGTCGACTATGGGTTTATAGACGTAGCGCCCAAAATCGATGTCAGAGGGGAAGATGGGAATAATCAAAAAGGCGAACACCAGAAAAGCGCAGCGAGAAACAGTTACGAGAAGAAAGAGTGGAGAGTTAAGGACGGCCACTCCACtggacacacgcagacacatgcacagacagagaTGAGCACACTTATACAAGCACATGCAAGGTCACAGCCTGTGTTACTGACCCAAACTCAGGCCCCATTACTGTCTTTTCAGGGAGCAACTATGGGAGAGGTGGATAGAGAGAAGGAGGATAGAGAGTTTCCAGGTTTACTTATAAACACAACCCCACAAACTGGCCTTTTCCGTATGCCTTTAGATCTACAAACAGAGAAGATGGGAGGAAGGGGGGAAGGGATGGATGGAAAGGTAGAAGATAGAACAGATGGAAAGATGAATGGAGGTGTGGAAGAAAGTGGTGAATGTGAGCAAGTACCCCTTCTTTCTGCTTATGCCTCTCAGAACACCAATGCCATGCCTACCtccactgaccaatcagatttcCTTCCAGATGACTATGGTGTTCTGAGACTGGATACAGCACACAACATAGAGAAATGTAatgagaaggaggaggaagaggggggaacTATTTGTGTTCATTGGGATCCCCAGACCAGGAAACTAGTGTTGCCAGAGATTGCGATGGAGTTCAACAGGGAGGAAGGGTTGGATTGGTTGATGCAGGGAGATAAAGAGAGTGAGAACAGGATGGgatga
- the il20ra gene encoding interleukin-20 receptor subunit alpha isoform X2, whose product MTVPCRDVDSVIFSERGSSAMYSPSNVSFSSVNLRNVLQWLPERGTPDDTHFIVQYAIYGDRVEGNKRANWRAVRQCTDIVRSWCDLSNETWDLEEGYYARVRAVSRRASSKWAMTKRFDPKTDTTFGPPLVSVKIEDNNATITLKGPMRYQPDNHTPAVSMTTLYPQMTYNLSIENTRRGQMHHFPVSSSSYKYRLMQYDTEYCFSAKTKFFSMPIQCESSAWHCITTPQDPVIGQLKRVVVGIVVPSVCMCMLVVVGYHLYRYMSGKGQKSPYILNPPTFHLPPLTFPPESPNLIITIIKDLQPGSGISGPAWPKPLQNIAHPPPGYASQGPEIPPEVEEPWDDLSVDYGFIDVAPKIDVRGEDGNNQKGEHQKSAARNSYEKKEWRVKDGHSTGHTQTHAQTEMSTLIQAHARSQPVLLTQTQAPLLSFQGATMGEVDREKEDREFPGLLINTTPQTGLFRMPLDLQTEKMGGRGEGMDGKVEDRTDGKMNGGVEESGECEQVPLLSAYASQNTNAMPTSTDQSDFLPDDYGVLRLDTAHNIEKCNEKEEEEGGTICVHWDPQTRKLVLPEIAMEFNREEGLDWLMQGDKESENRMG is encoded by the exons ATGACCGTTCCATGCAGAGATGTGGATAGTGTTATTTTTTCTGAGCGTGGGAGCTCTGCAATGTACAG CCCCAGCAATGTGAGCTTCTCTTCAGTAAATCTGAGGAATGTTCTGCAATGGTTACCAGAAAGGGGCACACCGGACGACACACACTTTATCGTGCAGTATGCTAT CTATGGTGACAGGGTTGAGGGCAATAAACGTGCGAACTGGAGGGCGGTGCGGCAGTGTACGGATATAGTGCGGAGCTGGTGTGATCTGAGCAATGAGACGTGGGATCTGGAGGAGGGATACTATGCCAGGGTTCGTGCTGTGAGCCGGAGAGCATCCTCCAAATGGGCCATGACGAAGAGATTCGATCCAAAGACGGACA CTACTTTTGGTCCTCCACTGGTTTCTGTGAAAATAGAGGACAACAACGCCACCATCACTCTGAAGGGACCAATGAGATATCAGCCGGACAACCACACCCCAGCGGTTTCCATGACAACACTCTACCCGCAGATGACTTACAACCTCTCCATTGAGAATACACGTCGCGGCCAGATG cACCATTTCCCAGTGAGCTCCAGTTCATACAAATATCGACTGATGCAGTACGATACAGAGTACTGCTTCTCTGCCAAGACGAAATTCTTCTCCATGCCCATCCAATGCGAGTCTTCAGCATGGCACTGCATAACCACGCCTCAAG ACCCTGTGATTGGCCAGCTGAAGAGGGTGGTTGTGGGTATTGTtgttccatctgtgtgcatgtgtatgctAGTGGTGGTTGGCTACCATCTCTATCGCTACATGTCAGGGAAAGGACAGAAAAGCCCATATATACTG AACCCACCTACTTTCCATCTGCCTCCTCTGACGTTCCCCCCTGAGAGTCCCAAcctcatcatcaccatcatcaaagACCTACAACCAGGAAGTGGCATATCAGGCCCTGCATGGCCCAAGCCGCTGCAAAACATCGCACATCCCCCACCAGGATATGCCTCCCAGGGGCCCGAAATACCGCCAGAGGTTGAGGAACCCTGGGATGATTTGTCAGTCGACTATGGGTTTATAGACGTAGCGCCCAAAATCGATGTCAGAGGGGAAGATGGGAATAATCAAAAAGGCGAACACCAGAAAAGCGCAGCGAGAAACAGTTACGAGAAGAAAGAGTGGAGAGTTAAGGACGGCCACTCCACtggacacacgcagacacatgcacagacagagaTGAGCACACTTATACAAGCACATGCAAGGTCACAGCCTGTGTTACTGACCCAAACTCAGGCCCCATTACTGTCTTTTCAGGGAGCAACTATGGGAGAGGTGGATAGAGAGAAGGAGGATAGAGAGTTTCCAGGTTTACTTATAAACACAACCCCACAAACTGGCCTTTTCCGTATGCCTTTAGATCTACAAACAGAGAAGATGGGAGGAAGGGGGGAAGGGATGGATGGAAAGGTAGAAGATAGAACAGATGGAAAGATGAATGGAGGTGTGGAAGAAAGTGGTGAATGTGAGCAAGTACCCCTTCTTTCTGCTTATGCCTCTCAGAACACCAATGCCATGCCTACCtccactgaccaatcagatttcCTTCCAGATGACTATGGTGTTCTGAGACTGGATACAGCACACAACATAGAGAAATGTAatgagaaggaggaggaagaggggggaacTATTTGTGTTCATTGGGATCCCCAGACCAGGAAACTAGTGTTGCCAGAGATTGCGATGGAGTTCAACAGGGAGGAAGGGTTGGATTGGTTGATGCAGGGAGATAAAGAGAGTGAGAACAGGATGGgatga
- the il20ra gene encoding interleukin-20 receptor subunit alpha isoform X3, with protein sequence MWIVLFFLSVGALQCTVSSSPPSPSNVSFSSVNLRNVLQWLPERGTPDDTHFIVQYAIYGDRVEGNKRANWRAVRQCTDIVRSWCDLSNETWDLEEGYYARVRAVSRRASSKWAMTKRFDPKTDKDNNATITLKGPMRYQPDNHTPAVSMTTLYPQMTYNLSIENTRRGQMHHFPVSSSSYKYRLMQYDTEYCFSAKTKFFSMPIQCESSAWHCITTPQDPVIGQLKRVVVGIVVPSVCMCMLVVVGYHLYRYMSGKGQKSPYILNPPTFHLPPLTFPPESPNLIITIIKDLQPGSGISGPAWPKPLQNIAHPPPGYASQGPEIPPEVEEPWDDLSVDYGFIDVAPKIDVRGEDGNNQKGEHQKSAARNSYEKKEWRVKDGHSTGHTQTHAQTEMSTLIQAHARSQPVLLTQTQAPLLSFQGATMGEVDREKEDREFPGLLINTTPQTGLFRMPLDLQTEKMGGRGEGMDGKVEDRTDGKMNGGVEESGECEQVPLLSAYASQNTNAMPTSTDQSDFLPDDYGVLRLDTAHNIEKCNEKEEEEGGTICVHWDPQTRKLVLPEIAMEFNREEGLDWLMQGDKESENRMG encoded by the exons ATGTGGATAGTGTTATTTTTTCTGAGCGTGGGAGCTCTGCAATGTACAG TGTCCTCCTCTCCCCCCAGCCCCAGCAATGTGAGCTTCTCTTCAGTAAATCTGAGGAATGTTCTGCAATGGTTACCAGAAAGGGGCACACCGGACGACACACACTTTATCGTGCAGTATGCTAT CTATGGTGACAGGGTTGAGGGCAATAAACGTGCGAACTGGAGGGCGGTGCGGCAGTGTACGGATATAGTGCGGAGCTGGTGTGATCTGAGCAATGAGACGTGGGATCTGGAGGAGGGATACTATGCCAGGGTTCGTGCTGTGAGCCGGAGAGCATCCTCCAAATGGGCCATGACGAAGAGATTCGATCCAAAGACGGACA AGGACAACAACGCCACCATCACTCTGAAGGGACCAATGAGATATCAGCCGGACAACCACACCCCAGCGGTTTCCATGACAACACTCTACCCGCAGATGACTTACAACCTCTCCATTGAGAATACACGTCGCGGCCAGATG cACCATTTCCCAGTGAGCTCCAGTTCATACAAATATCGACTGATGCAGTACGATACAGAGTACTGCTTCTCTGCCAAGACGAAATTCTTCTCCATGCCCATCCAATGCGAGTCTTCAGCATGGCACTGCATAACCACGCCTCAAG ACCCTGTGATTGGCCAGCTGAAGAGGGTGGTTGTGGGTATTGTtgttccatctgtgtgcatgtgtatgctAGTGGTGGTTGGCTACCATCTCTATCGCTACATGTCAGGGAAAGGACAGAAAAGCCCATATATACTG AACCCACCTACTTTCCATCTGCCTCCTCTGACGTTCCCCCCTGAGAGTCCCAAcctcatcatcaccatcatcaaagACCTACAACCAGGAAGTGGCATATCAGGCCCTGCATGGCCCAAGCCGCTGCAAAACATCGCACATCCCCCACCAGGATATGCCTCCCAGGGGCCCGAAATACCGCCAGAGGTTGAGGAACCCTGGGATGATTTGTCAGTCGACTATGGGTTTATAGACGTAGCGCCCAAAATCGATGTCAGAGGGGAAGATGGGAATAATCAAAAAGGCGAACACCAGAAAAGCGCAGCGAGAAACAGTTACGAGAAGAAAGAGTGGAGAGTTAAGGACGGCCACTCCACtggacacacgcagacacatgcacagacagagaTGAGCACACTTATACAAGCACATGCAAGGTCACAGCCTGTGTTACTGACCCAAACTCAGGCCCCATTACTGTCTTTTCAGGGAGCAACTATGGGAGAGGTGGATAGAGAGAAGGAGGATAGAGAGTTTCCAGGTTTACTTATAAACACAACCCCACAAACTGGCCTTTTCCGTATGCCTTTAGATCTACAAACAGAGAAGATGGGAGGAAGGGGGGAAGGGATGGATGGAAAGGTAGAAGATAGAACAGATGGAAAGATGAATGGAGGTGTGGAAGAAAGTGGTGAATGTGAGCAAGTACCCCTTCTTTCTGCTTATGCCTCTCAGAACACCAATGCCATGCCTACCtccactgaccaatcagatttcCTTCCAGATGACTATGGTGTTCTGAGACTGGATACAGCACACAACATAGAGAAATGTAatgagaaggaggaggaagaggggggaacTATTTGTGTTCATTGGGATCCCCAGACCAGGAAACTAGTGTTGCCAGAGATTGCGATGGAGTTCAACAGGGAGGAAGGGTTGGATTGGTTGATGCAGGGAGATAAAGAGAGTGAGAACAGGATGGgatga
- the ehd3 gene encoding EH domain-containing protein 3 has translation MFSWLGSDDRRKKDPEVFQTVSEGLKKLYKTKLLPLEECYKFHEFHSPALEDADFDNKPMVLLVGQYSTGKTSFIRYLLEQDFPGMRIGPEPTTDSFIAVMHGDTEGVIPGNALVVDPKKPFRKLNAFGNAFLNRFVCAQLPNPVLESISVIDTPGILSGEKQRISRGYDFAAVLEWFAERVDRIILLFDAHKLDISDEFSDVIKALKNHEDKIRVVLNKADQIETQQLMRVYGALMWSLGKIVNTPEVIRVYIGSFWSHPLLIPDNRKLFEAEEQDLFKDIQSLPRNAALRKLNDLIKRARLAKVHAYIISALKKDMPSVFGKENKKKELIGSLGDIYKRIEREHQISPGDFPNLKKMQDQLQAQDLNKFQPLKPKLLEAVEDMLAHDIAGLMVLVRQEENQRPNPVVKGGAFDGTMDGPFGHGYGEGAGEGIDEADWVVARDKPAYDEIFYTLSPVNGKVTGANAKREMVKSKLPNTVLGKIWKLADIDKDGMLDDEEFALANHLIKVKLEGHELPSDLPAHLVPPSKRKIPE, from the exons ATGTTCAGCTGGCTTGGAAGCGATGACAGGAGGAAGAAGGATCCTGAGGTCTTTCAGACCGTCAGTGAGGGACTGAAGAAGCTCTACAAAACCAAACTCCTGCCGCTGGAGGAGTGCTACAAGTTTCATGAGTTTCACTCTCCGGCTCTGGAGGATGCAGACTTTGACAACAAGCCCATGGTCTTACTGGTGGGACAGTACTCCACAGGCAAGACGAGCTTCATACG CTACCTGTTGGAGCAGGATTTTCCCGGAATGCGGATTGGCCCCGAACCCACCACGGATTCCTTCATCGCGGTGATGCACGGCGACACAGAAGGAGTCATCCCTGGCAACGCTTTAGTGGTTGACCCCAAGAAGCCCTTCAGAAAGCTGAACGCATTTGGAAACGCATTCCTCAACAG attTGTGTGTGCCCAACTGCCTAACCCAGTGCTGGAAAGCATCAGTGTGATTGACACACCAGGAATTCTGtcaggagagaaacagaggatCAGTCGAG GCTATGACTTTGCGGCTGTCTTGGAGTGGTTTGCAGAGCGAGTGGACAGGATCATATTACTGTTTGACGCTCACAAACTGGACATCTCTGATGAGTTCTCAGATGTGATAAAAGCCCTGAAGAACCATGAAGACAAGATCAG AGTTGTGCTGAACAAGGCTGACCAGATAGAGACCCAGCAGTTGATGAGAGTGTACGGTGCCCTGATGTGGTCACTGGGGAAAATAGTCAACACCCCTGAG gTGATCCGCGTCTACATTGGGTCATTTTGGTCCCACCCTCTGTTGATTCCAGACAACAGGAAGCTGTTTGAAGCGGAGGAACAGGACTTATTTAAGGACATTCAGTCTTTACCGAGAAATGCAGCGCTTAGAAAACTCAACGATCTGATTAAGAGGGCAAGACTAGCCAAG GTCCATGCCTACATTATCAGCGCACTGAAGAAAGACATGCCCTCTGTGTTTGGGAAGGAGAACAAGAAGAAAGAACTGATCGGCAGCCTGGGAGATATTTACAAACGCATAGAGAGAGAGCATCAGATATCACCTGGAGATTTTCCTAATCTGAAGAAGATGCAG GACCAACTCCAAGCTCAGGATCTCAACAAATTCCAGCCTCTGAAACCCAAACTCCTGGAAGCAGTGGAGGACATGCTGGCCCACGACATCGCTGGCTTAATGGTCCTGGTCCGACAAGAAGAAAACCAGCGTCCCAACCCAGTCGTGAAGGGCGGTGCATTCGACGGCACTATGGACGGCCCGTTTGGTCACGGGTATGGCGAAGGCGCCGGCGAAGGCATAGACGAAGCAGACTGGGTCGTCGCACGTGACAAACCTGCTTACGATGAGATTTTCTACACATTGTCTCCCGTCAATGGGAAGGTGACCGGAGCCAACGCCAAGAGGGAGATGGTGAAGTCAAAACTGCCCAATACGGTGCTGGGAAAGATCTGGAAGCTGGCCGACATCGATAAGGATGGGATGCTTGATGATGAGGAGTTTGCGTTGGCCAATCACCTGATAAAAGTGAAACTGGAGGGACATGAACTGCCATCGGACCTGCCTGCACACCTGGTGCCTCCTTCCAAGAGGAAAATACCTGAGTAA